From Spiroplasma eriocheiris, the proteins below share one genomic window:
- a CDS encoding CPBP family intramembrane glutamic endopeptidase → MDTVNTNNNNDWTNPKQSWDEKIQLKKTMLDRVDPFDFKLVNLNNTGYIFVGTAILAPFFISILITYLFAKNPNAVLVMNIVNWIVVGVGCYFVLSRVQDKLLRTGAIAFYYFYFIPNIISLIAGVILGILKVQTDTTANLVVSWIADVICIVILAKTSPYIFVKIKLTFKQNYKLLIPTVIIALLVTFGFNYIFGLAQAQITPGTSVNQANLVAGLNKWWNVVILAVYTIFTAPIIEELACRHGIFSLTGNKWVSYFASIIYFAGMHVSQTGDWEHFVGYLGASIALASLFIIARGNVTYTIMTHGLLNTVTFILILTVPAIAG, encoded by the coding sequence ATGGATACTGTTAATACTAATAACAATAATGATTGGACAAATCCTAAACAAAGCTGAGATGAAAAAATCCAGTTAAAAAAAACAATGCTTGATCGCGTTGATCCGTTTGATTTTAAACTAGTTAATTTAAATAACACTGGTTATATTTTTGTGGGAACGGCGATTTTAGCCCCATTTTTTATTAGTATTTTAATCACTTATTTATTTGCCAAAAATCCTAACGCCGTGTTAGTAATGAACATTGTTAACTGAATTGTAGTTGGGGTTGGTTGTTATTTTGTACTATCTCGCGTCCAAGATAAATTATTACGAACAGGAGCAATTGCTTTTTATTACTTTTATTTTATTCCGAATATTATTAGTTTAATTGCTGGGGTTATCCTGGGGATTTTAAAAGTGCAAACCGATACGACTGCTAATTTAGTAGTATCGTGAATTGCGGATGTAATTTGTATTGTGATTTTAGCGAAAACTTCCCCTTATATTTTTGTGAAAATTAAATTAACATTTAAACAAAACTATAAATTATTAATTCCCACCGTTATTATTGCCTTACTTGTAACCTTTGGGTTTAACTATATCTTTGGCTTAGCCCAAGCCCAAATTACGCCAGGAACTTCTGTTAACCAAGCTAATTTAGTGGCCGGGTTAAATAAATGGTGAAATGTTGTTATTTTAGCAGTTTATACCATTTTTACCGCCCCAATTATCGAAGAATTAGCTTGTCGACACGGAATCTTCAGTTTGACAGGAAATAAATGGGTGAGTTATTTTGCCTCAATTATTTATTTTGCCGGAATGCACGTTTCTCAAACTGGGGACTGGGAACACTTTGTTGGTTATTTAGGAGCTTCGATTGCATTAGCATCATTATTTATTATTGCCCGGGGGAATGTAACTTATACTATTATGACCCATGGGTTATTAAACACGGTTACTTTTATCCTAATTTTAACGGTTCCGGCAATTGCTGGTTAA
- a CDS encoding transporter — protein sequence MSTRRGIISIFIGAFTSLIGTAFQFTLMYLLIQSYGTQFNGFIKNSIAIVSFLGGVEGGIGVLTVIFLMKPLMQKDWRKANEIINTAKHQYKIGGIVGLVLLAIIALVYSGYTFIVEKDFGVAWNNGTKDSYPYWKMLIIMLTIGSKNLLALFWTGCYENLMQADQNNYMRRLILMICDLIVYAIIFYLISITVDPVFAFLIFLGYSGMKSSLIILFVKLHYPWIRIYKQKDNMQLVKASNIVALKNIGETLFLNADVIIVALLLGLNISSTLSLYMTIAVGVRSIMLILINSFKEFFASWTTKNGRINWSSYVKFETYAFMIGGFLFVNQFILSPYFVNALYAPQIISGLKEWTNQEYQVFREIFYKPTFSLLVALSSVFIVISEPANVLVYAKANYKQTAKPIFYFGIINVILSVFFAVIFRFVANNYVLALYSILVITCVISCARFGYLWFYNWIFLTYNSSFKGVFRNWMILIIPIIVAILVNYLYMTKEYNPINIFDFRDWNNIPAQISVVWGWGKLLTIFFGILGSSIVLICINSLLWAPTSVRGIFLRLPIVYRIWTKRQAKLRTRRKEKYVDELIQLQEPENPYEKIWEREEKLDASRKKLDQAQDLEPKQEIYKLRG from the coding sequence ATGTCAACCAGAAGAGGAATCATTAGTATTTTTATTGGTGCTTTTACTTCCTTAATTGGGACAGCTTTTCAGTTTACCTTAATGTATTTATTAATTCAGAGTTATGGAACCCAGTTTAACGGGTTTATTAAGAATAGTATTGCCATTGTTTCATTTTTAGGTGGCGTAGAAGGGGGGATTGGGGTCTTAACCGTAATTTTCTTGATGAAGCCATTAATGCAAAAGGACTGGCGCAAAGCTAATGAAATTATTAATACTGCTAAACACCAATACAAAATTGGAGGAATTGTTGGATTAGTATTATTAGCAATTATTGCGCTCGTTTATAGTGGTTATACTTTTATTGTTGAAAAAGACTTTGGTGTTGCTTGAAATAATGGAACCAAAGATAGTTATCCTTATTGAAAAATGTTAATTATTATGTTAACAATTGGCTCAAAAAACTTATTAGCCTTATTTTGAACGGGTTGTTATGAAAATTTAATGCAAGCTGATCAAAATAATTATATGCGCCGGTTAATCCTAATGATTTGTGATTTAATTGTCTATGCCATTATTTTCTATTTAATTTCAATTACGGTGGATCCAGTTTTTGCGTTCTTAATTTTCTTAGGATATTCAGGGATGAAGTCCAGTTTGATTATCCTCTTTGTTAAATTACATTACCCCTGGATCCGAATTTACAAACAAAAAGATAATATGCAACTAGTGAAAGCAAGTAATATTGTCGCGTTAAAAAATATTGGTGAAACATTATTTTTAAATGCCGATGTAATTATTGTAGCTTTATTATTAGGTTTGAACATTTCGTCTACCTTATCACTATATATGACAATTGCGGTAGGAGTTCGCAGTATTATGCTAATTTTAATTAATTCTTTTAAAGAATTTTTTGCTTCGTGAACAACAAAAAATGGGCGAATTAATTGGAGCAGTTATGTTAAATTTGAAACATATGCTTTTATGATTGGTGGTTTCTTGTTTGTTAACCAGTTTATTTTATCACCATATTTTGTTAATGCTTTATATGCTCCGCAAATTATTTCAGGATTAAAAGAATGAACAAACCAAGAATACCAAGTTTTTCGGGAAATCTTTTATAAACCAACCTTTTCGTTATTAGTTGCTTTATCATCAGTTTTTATTGTAATTTCGGAGCCGGCCAATGTTTTAGTATATGCTAAAGCAAATTATAAACAAACGGCCAAACCAATCTTTTATTTTGGTATTATCAATGTTATTTTATCAGTCTTTTTTGCGGTAATTTTCCGCTTTGTCGCCAATAATTATGTTTTAGCATTATACTCAATCTTAGTGATTACCTGTGTAATTTCATGTGCCCGTTTTGGATACCTCTGGTTCTATAACTGAATCTTCTTAACCTATAATAGTAGTTTTAAAGGGGTATTTCGCAATTGGATGATTTTAATTATCCCAATCATTGTTGCGATTTTGGTTAACTATTTATATATGACCAAAGAATATAACCCAATTAATATCTTTGATTTTCGAGATTGAAATAACATTCCTGCCCAAATTAGTGTGGTGTGGGGATGAGGTAAATTATTGACAATTTTCTTTGGGATATTAGGAAGTTCAATTGTCTTAATATGTATTAACTCATTGTTATGAGCACCAACATCGGTACGGGGGATTTTCTTGCGTTTACCAATTGTTTATCGAATTTGAACAAAACGGCAAGCTAAATTAAGAACTCGTCGGAAAGAAAAATATGTTGATGAATTAATTCAACTCCAAGAACCCGAAAACCCCTATGAAAAAATTTGAGAACGGGAGGAAAAACTAGATGCTTCCCGGAAAAAACTTGACCAAGCCCAAGACTTGGAACCAAAACAAGAAATATATAAACTACGGGGTTAA
- a CDS encoding pseudouridine synthase translates to MNNNIIKLTVNKNDAHQTIFNFIKKMFKTTSLSVIYKLFRNKKIKVNNKVVKDRSYLLQENDVILIFDKALVVNSRSSVQTSQLPGWELPIVYEDDNILIVDKPHGVEMHSNLHESLDGMVRNYLINTNQYHQDHEQSFVISHLHRLDKFTRGLVVYAKNKLTLDLLLANINNKNVVRKTYLAKCEGNYQVDNLVVEGYLTKNENLKKMVFTPHLVNNTSKACATQFKTLQIIANTTWLTVTLLTGRKHQIRATLSYLHHPVVNDVKYGAKKITSDYMIYLYAYQLSFANLTGHLAYLNEKVFKIPENIIK, encoded by the coding sequence ATGAATAATAATATTATTAAATTAACTGTTAATAAAAATGATGCGCACCAAACAATCTTTAATTTTATTAAAAAAATGTTTAAAACAACTAGTTTATCAGTTATTTATAAATTATTTCGAAATAAAAAAATTAAAGTTAATAATAAGGTAGTTAAAGATCGTAGTTATCTCTTACAAGAAAATGATGTTATTTTAATTTTTGATAAAGCATTAGTCGTAAATAGTCGAAGTAGTGTACAAACAAGTCAATTACCGGGATGAGAGTTACCAATTGTTTATGAAGATGATAATATTTTAATTGTTGATAAACCCCACGGGGTTGAAATGCATTCTAATCTCCACGAAAGTTTAGATGGCATGGTGCGCAATTATTTAATTAATACTAATCAGTATCACCAAGATCATGAACAATCATTTGTAATTTCTCATCTGCACCGTTTAGATAAGTTTACCCGCGGGTTAGTAGTTTATGCAAAAAATAAATTAACTCTTGATTTACTCTTAGCCAACATAAATAATAAAAATGTGGTCCGTAAAACTTATTTGGCAAAATGTGAAGGTAATTATCAAGTTGATAATTTAGTTGTCGAAGGTTATTTAACTAAGAATGAAAACTTAAAAAAAATGGTTTTTACACCCCACTTAGTAAATAATACTAGTAAAGCTTGTGCAACCCAGTTTAAAACTCTTCAAATAATTGCTAACACAACATGGTTAACTGTCACTTTACTAACAGGACGAAAACACCAAATTCGAGCAACCTTAAGTTATCTTCATCATCCTGTTGTTAATGATGTTAAATATGGGGCAAAAAAAATTACCTCAGATTATATGATTTATTTATATGCTTACCAGTTATCTTTTGCAAATTTAACTGGTCATCTGGCATATTTAAACGAAAAGGTTTTTAAAATCCCAGAAAATATTATAAAATAA
- a CDS encoding ribosome-inactivating family protein: MKMIIIVIKVPAFLNNKLELIVDPVDLYINGFITTTDVKRYYYFNDARITSLPPSFKAIATNLGYASNYNYLVGSDNFEISNYTISDAIAKLQKVTLNTMFEQEVKKSLAIASLISTESLRFFSVRNAINKILNAEETKHWTADFKQIVTNWDTYSKQYWNSEDDKNAKANITILLRRDLIHPDNKKTNY, translated from the coding sequence ATGAAGATGATTATTATAGTAATTAAAGTCCCGGCTTTTCTAAATAACAAGTTAGAATTAATTGTTGACCCCGTGGATTTATATATTAATGGTTTTATTACTACAACTGATGTTAAAAGATATTACTACTTTAATGATGCGCGGATTACTAGTTTACCACCTAGTTTCAAAGCAATTGCTACTAACTTAGGATATGCTTCTAACTATAATTATTTGGTTGGGAGTGATAATTTTGAAATATCTAATTATACTATTAGTGATGCTATTGCCAAACTGCAGAAAGTTACCTTAAATACAATGTTTGAACAAGAAGTTAAAAAATCCCTAGCCATTGCGTCTTTAATATCGACTGAAAGTTTACGGTTCTTCTCGGTGCGGAATGCAATTAATAAAATTTTGAACGCAGAAGAAACTAAACACTGAACTGCGGATTTCAAACAAATTGTTACTAATTGAGATACATATAGTAAACAATATTGAAATAGCGAAGATGATAAAAATGCCAAAGCTAACATTACCATCTTATTAAGACGAGATTTAATCCATCCGGATAATAAAAAAACTAACTATTAA
- a CDS encoding NAD(P)/FAD-dependent oxidoreductase — MRDILIIGAGPVGLYGWSCAGMLGLNGYIIEGNMYVGGQPIELYNEKEIYDIPGFLNIRANNFVDLLHQQALKNGNNIELMLETNIKKLIAIPEGFSVELTNNQIINVKTILITTGNGVFNPIRLEQLDPNLIYQNLSYRMENVNNYQNKKVVILGGGDSALDWANHLVEHNITKDVTIIHRRDLYRAKEASVQKLKANHIQELKPYVIKDIMVENNTVKKLVVTNANDQSEHHISADLFLVQYGSKMSPSIISSFDLEFDKLHKIKIQANGKTSNPRIFAAGNIASYEGKYYNMMTGFGECINSLVNITKVLYGEKYHPGYLGQHKK, encoded by the coding sequence ATGAGAGATATTTTAATTATTGGGGCTGGTCCTGTTGGTTTATACGGGTGAAGTTGTGCTGGAATGCTGGGCTTAAATGGTTATATTATTGAAGGAAACATGTATGTTGGTGGCCAACCAATTGAGTTATATAATGAAAAAGAAATCTATGATATTCCTGGCTTTTTAAATATTAGAGCCAATAATTTTGTTGATTTATTACATCAACAAGCACTTAAAAATGGCAATAACATTGAATTAATGTTAGAAACTAACATTAAAAAATTAATCGCCATACCAGAAGGCTTTAGCGTTGAGTTAACCAATAACCAAATAATTAATGTTAAAACAATTTTAATTACCACGGGAAATGGTGTTTTTAATCCTATTCGTTTAGAACAGTTAGATCCAAATCTTATTTATCAAAACCTCAGTTATCGGATGGAAAATGTTAATAACTATCAAAATAAAAAAGTTGTTATTCTGGGCGGGGGTGATAGTGCTTTAGACTGAGCAAACCACCTAGTTGAACATAATATTACAAAAGATGTTACAATTATCCACCGTCGAGACCTCTACCGTGCCAAAGAAGCAAGCGTCCAAAAATTAAAAGCAAATCATATTCAAGAACTCAAACCATATGTTATTAAAGATATTATGGTGGAAAATAACACAGTGAAAAAATTAGTCGTAACTAATGCAAATGACCAAAGTGAACACCATATTAGTGCTGATTTATTTCTAGTTCAGTATGGTTCAAAAATGAGTCCAAGTATTATTTCTAGTTTTGACTTAGAATTTGATAAACTGCACAAGATTAAAATCCAAGCCAATGGAAAAACAAGTAACCCCCGAATTTTTGCGGCAGGTAACATTGCTAGTTATGAAGGTAAGTACTATAATATGATGACTGGCTTTGGTGAATGTATTAATAGTTTAGTTAATATTACGAAAGTATTATATGGAGAAAAATACCACCCCGGATACTTAGGACAACATAAAAAATAA